The sequence ACGAAACCGGTCGTTATGCGCACGTTCCAAAAGGTGGACCATCTCATGCACTAAGATATACACCAAGCATGATTCCGGTTTCTTTGCGAGTTCAAGGTTCAGCCAGATGCGTTTTGCCTCAATGTTACAAGATCCCCAGAGCGTTTTCATCTTCTTAATCCGCACTTCATTGACGGATACCCCAAGTTTCGCTTCCCATTTCTCAAGGAGTGGCAGTAGCTGCGATCTGAGATGCTGACGATACCAACGATGAACTACTGCTTCGCGGGTGTCCCGATCGGATCCGGGACGGACAGACGCCCCTATCTTCGTATTATTGAGTAACCAAACCCGCGGTGGACAGTCTTGCTCCACCACGTCGAGTCGGTAGCGTCTGCCGGCAAAATAGTGGCTCTCGCCTGTCACAAACTCGCGTCGCGATTGCCGGTCTTGCT is a genomic window of Candidatus Poribacteria bacterium containing:
- a CDS encoding M48 family metallopeptidase; this translates as MTTKIDRYHINILGISVEVVRKDIKNFHVSVHPPNGRVRVSAPLYFDDDTIRMAVISRLGWIRRQQAVFTKQDRQSRREFVTGESHYFAGRRYRLDVVEQDCPPRVWLLNNTKIGASVRPGSDRDTREAVVHRWYRQHLRSQLLPLLEKWEAKLGVSVNEVRIKKMKTLWGSCNIEAKRIWLNLELAKKPESCLVYILVHEMVHLLERAHNDRFRELMNAYLPQWRNYRDELNRAPLAHEDWGY